Proteins from one Chitinophaga oryzae genomic window:
- a CDS encoding DNA/RNA non-specific endonuclease: MKLFIRHCIVICLGGLLFSACKKEAILEPREIDSPRTASTESVVLLNEDFESGSKTAYASGSVSLGSGSWTLDDALIGNLAADLKNGSKSVRIRNTGAITTNFSISNATGTVTISVKHGTYGSDGNSSWQLWTSADNGQTWAQLGSTITTSGSLQTTAFTLSATGSLRISIRKTSGGTNRINIDDVTVTAGSGGGGGTTPGDDSNLLLGNPSNALADISSENNYLMVKPYYALSYSRGRGTPNWVSWHIQSADLGSVSRTNDFRADTELPAGWYQVQNSSYSGSGFDRGHNCPSADRTATVTANSATFLMTNMMPQAPNNNQQTWANLENYTRDLVRAGNEVYVICGSYGQGGTGSLGGVTTTIDNGRVTVPANIWKVVVVIPDGSNDLNRISGNTRVIAVNTPNRNDINTDWTQYKTTVRNIESATGYNLLSTLRPSLQDSLETRIDQ; the protein is encoded by the coding sequence ATGAAACTATTCATCAGGCATTGTATTGTTATTTGCCTGGGCGGACTGTTATTTTCTGCCTGTAAAAAAGAAGCTATCCTGGAACCCCGGGAAATTGACTCTCCACGTACCGCATCCACAGAATCCGTTGTTCTCCTGAATGAAGACTTTGAATCAGGCAGCAAGACCGCCTACGCCAGCGGCAGCGTATCGCTGGGCAGTGGCTCCTGGACGCTGGACGACGCGTTGATCGGCAATCTCGCCGCCGACCTGAAAAACGGTTCCAAATCTGTCCGTATAAGAAACACCGGTGCCATCACCACCAATTTCAGCATCAGCAACGCCACCGGTACTGTCACCATCAGTGTGAAACACGGCACCTACGGATCAGACGGGAACAGCAGCTGGCAGCTGTGGACTTCGGCCGACAACGGGCAGACCTGGGCGCAGCTGGGCAGCACCATCACTACTTCGGGCAGCCTGCAAACCACTGCCTTCACCCTTTCGGCCACCGGCAGCCTGCGCATCTCCATCCGCAAAACCTCCGGCGGAACCAACAGGATCAACATCGACGATGTGACCGTGACTGCCGGCAGCGGCGGTGGCGGAGGTACTACGCCCGGCGATGACAGCAACCTGCTGCTGGGAAATCCCAGCAACGCCCTGGCCGATATATCTTCAGAGAATAATTACCTGATGGTAAAACCATATTATGCTTTATCGTATAGCCGCGGCCGTGGAACACCCAACTGGGTGAGCTGGCATATACAGTCGGCAGACCTGGGCTCCGTATCCCGCACCAACGACTTCCGCGCAGACACCGAACTGCCCGCCGGCTGGTACCAGGTGCAGAACAGCAGCTACTCCGGCTCCGGCTTCGATCGTGGCCACAACTGCCCCTCGGCAGACAGGACGGCGACAGTCACCGCTAATTCCGCTACTTTCCTCATGACGAACATGATGCCCCAGGCGCCCAACAATAACCAGCAAACATGGGCCAACCTGGAGAACTATACCCGCGACCTTGTCAGGGCCGGCAACGAAGTATATGTTATCTGCGGTTCTTACGGACAGGGAGGCACCGGATCATTGGGCGGTGTTACTACAACGATTGACAACGGCCGCGTGACCGTGCCTGCCAACATCTGGAAAGTGGTGGTGGTCATCCCCGACGGTAGCAACGATCTGAACAGGATCAGCGGTAACACCAGGGTGATCGCTGTCAATACGCCTAACCGCAACGATATCAATACAGACTGGACCCAATACAAAACGACAGTACGCAACATCGAAAGCGCTACAGGATACAATTTGCTGTCCACCCTCCGGCCTTCTTTGCAGGACAGCCTGGAAACCCGGATAGATCAGTGA
- a CDS encoding SDR family oxidoreductase — protein sequence MSRNDLNGKVVLIAGGGKNLGGLLARDLARKGAAKIAIHYNSGQSRADAEATLADIEAAGAEGLLFQADLTQVSNITRFFDEAVSRFGGIDVAINTVGKVLKKPFIETTEAEYDSMADINSKVAYFFLQEAGKKLNDNGKICTVVTSLLAAYTGLYSTYAGQKAPVEHYTRAASKEYGARGISVTAVAPGPMDTPFFYPAESDDAVAYHKSASALGGLTDIKDIVPLITFLVTDGWWITGQTIFANGGYTTR from the coding sequence ATGTCCAGAAACGATTTAAACGGAAAAGTAGTACTGATTGCCGGTGGCGGTAAAAACCTGGGAGGGTTGCTGGCGCGCGACCTGGCGCGGAAAGGCGCTGCAAAAATTGCGATCCATTACAACAGCGGACAATCGCGGGCGGACGCTGAAGCGACGTTGGCTGATATAGAAGCAGCCGGTGCAGAAGGGCTGCTCTTTCAGGCAGACCTCACCCAGGTGAGCAACATTACCCGGTTTTTTGATGAAGCGGTTTCCAGATTCGGAGGAATTGATGTGGCGATCAACACGGTAGGGAAGGTGTTGAAAAAACCATTTATCGAAACGACAGAGGCGGAGTATGACAGCATGGCCGACATCAATTCCAAGGTGGCTTATTTTTTCCTTCAGGAAGCGGGCAAAAAACTGAATGATAACGGTAAGATATGCACCGTCGTTACATCACTGCTGGCTGCATATACGGGACTGTACTCTACTTATGCCGGCCAGAAGGCGCCGGTGGAACACTACACCCGGGCTGCCTCCAAAGAATACGGCGCACGGGGCATCTCGGTAACAGCTGTGGCGCCGGGGCCTATGGATACGCCATTCTTCTATCCGGCCGAAAGCGATGATGCTGTTGCTTACCATAAATCGGCCTCAGCATTGGGTGGGTTAACCGATATTAAAGATATCGTACCGCTGATCACCTTCCTGGTAACGGATGGCTGGTGGATCACCGGTCAGACTATCTTTGCCAACGGAGGATATACTACCCGGTAA
- a CDS encoding DMT family transporter: MSVSISKANTGGGWLNGFMGVVLFSGSLPATRVAVLSFSPVFLTAARASIAGILATTALLAFREKRPAREHIFPLLTVALGVVIGFPLLTAMALQYITSAHSIVFLGLLPLATAVFGIIRGGERPKPVFWAFSVTGSLLVTGYAVAQGLSASPAGDVLMVAAIILCGLGYAEGAKLTKILGGWQVISWALVLALPVMLPVTLIVMPASFKGVPAGAWVSLAYVSLFSMFIGFIFWYRGLAQGGTATVGQLQLLQPFFGLALAASLLHEKVSVGMLAVTVGVILCVAGTKKFAR; the protein is encoded by the coding sequence ATGAGCGTCAGTATTTCAAAGGCCAATACCGGTGGCGGGTGGTTGAATGGTTTTATGGGGGTGGTGTTGTTCAGTGGTTCGTTGCCCGCAACAAGGGTAGCGGTTCTATCCTTCAGCCCCGTTTTCCTGACGGCGGCCCGGGCATCCATTGCAGGCATACTGGCTACGACCGCCTTGCTGGCTTTCAGGGAGAAACGCCCTGCCCGGGAACATATCTTTCCGCTGCTGACCGTCGCCCTCGGCGTGGTGATCGGGTTTCCGTTATTAACGGCGATGGCATTACAGTACATCACCTCGGCGCATTCCATCGTGTTCCTGGGCTTACTGCCGCTTGCTACGGCCGTCTTTGGCATCATCCGGGGCGGCGAGCGGCCCAAGCCTGTATTCTGGGCTTTTTCCGTGACCGGCAGCTTGCTGGTGACGGGTTATGCGGTAGCGCAGGGACTGTCGGCATCACCGGCGGGCGATGTCCTGATGGTGGCCGCGATCATTCTCTGCGGGCTGGGATATGCAGAAGGCGCCAAGCTCACCAAAATACTGGGCGGCTGGCAGGTGATCTCCTGGGCGCTGGTACTGGCGCTGCCGGTGATGCTGCCGGTCACGCTGATCGTGATGCCTGCTTCTTTTAAAGGGGTTCCTGCGGGTGCGTGGGTGAGCCTCGCTTATGTGTCGTTGTTCAGTATGTTTATTGGTTTCATCTTTTGGTATCGCGGCCTGGCACAGGGCGGTACTGCCACGGTAGGACAGCTGCAGCTGTTGCAGCCGTTCTTCGGGCTGGCGTTAGCGGCTTCGCTTTTACACGAAAAAGTAAGCGTGGGCATGCTGGCTGTGACGGTGGGCGTTATTTTGTGTGTGGCCGGTACAAAGAAATTTGCCAGATAA
- a CDS encoding helix-turn-helix domain-containing protein gives MSVSLPVQLAAGTYVGTKVKERISGAVITSETTFTPHMASDWHFHINPHFSHILEGGSKEARKGGTDRQYAGTGLYYHPGVAHQNADYLPGTRIFNIELTSDFFSTFELTCPPPSLMQGDKAQLNTGGLVRIMTEHYLHDADSAIAMDQLCIALITPCQQDFHCFPEWTEKIRDIMYDHWDKPLSLPFLAAQLGLHPVTISRYFSRYFGCSAGEYLRRIKVERAISLIKKEKTPLTNIAYECGFTDQAHFIRTFRRITGMLPNQYRKI, from the coding sequence ATGTCAGTTTCTCTTCCGGTTCAGCTTGCAGCAGGCACCTACGTAGGCACCAAGGTGAAAGAGCGTATATCCGGCGCTGTTATCACCAGCGAAACTACGTTTACGCCTCATATGGCGTCCGACTGGCATTTTCACATAAACCCCCACTTTTCCCATATACTGGAAGGTGGCAGCAAAGAAGCCCGGAAAGGCGGAACAGACAGGCAGTACGCCGGCACCGGCCTTTACTACCATCCCGGCGTAGCGCACCAGAACGCAGACTATCTCCCCGGCACCCGTATTTTTAATATAGAGCTGACCAGCGATTTCTTCAGCACCTTTGAGCTGACATGCCCTCCCCCCTCGCTCATGCAGGGAGATAAAGCCCAGCTCAATACCGGCGGACTGGTGCGGATCATGACAGAACATTACCTGCATGATGCCGACTCCGCGATCGCCATGGACCAGCTGTGCATAGCGCTGATAACGCCCTGCCAGCAGGACTTTCACTGCTTCCCCGAGTGGACGGAAAAAATCAGGGACATCATGTACGACCACTGGGACAAGCCGTTGTCGCTCCCCTTTCTCGCCGCTCAACTGGGACTGCATCCGGTGACCATCTCCCGTTACTTCTCCCGTTATTTCGGATGCTCCGCAGGAGAATATCTCCGCAGGATAAAAGTAGAGCGGGCTATCTCCCTGATAAAAAAAGAAAAAACACCGCTCACCAATATCGCCTATGAATGCGGCTTTACCGATCAGGCCCACTTCATCCGGACCTTCCGGCGTATTACCGGTATGCTGCCCAACCAATACAGAAAAATCTGA
- a CDS encoding cysteine desulfurase family protein — translation MEHTVYLDNAATTCLDKEVLEAMMPYLTELYGNPSSTYSYGRTARLAIETARKSVAAALGTKPKSILFTSCGTESNNMAIAAAIRDLGCTHIITSPIEHHAVLHAVEHFTAIHQVSSSFVALKEEGLVDYADLEAQLAQYAKEGKKCLVSLMHANNEIGNLLDMQRVAELCAKFEAIFHADCVQTVGHYPLALDNLGVHFASGSGHKFHGPKGTGILYIAPSLEIRPFIQGGGQERNLRAGTENVAGIVGFAKALALATANFDKEQAAIGALKSYMKQRLQAVLPQVSFNGTDDTLYTVLSVCFPKTAESDALLLQLDMEGICVSGGSACSSGGGGSHVMRALNKGTGCNTIRFSFSKYNTQQDVNRTLEVLERVLTANPVATV, via the coding sequence ATGGAACATACCGTTTACCTTGATAATGCTGCGACCACTTGCCTGGACAAAGAAGTACTCGAAGCCATGATGCCTTATCTGACAGAGTTATACGGCAACCCTTCTTCTACTTATTCATATGGCCGCACTGCCCGCCTGGCGATAGAAACGGCCCGCAAATCCGTGGCGGCGGCACTGGGCACAAAACCCAAAAGCATCCTGTTCACCAGCTGTGGCACGGAGAGCAACAATATGGCCATTGCCGCGGCTATCCGTGATCTCGGCTGCACCCACATCATCACCTCTCCTATTGAGCACCACGCGGTGCTGCATGCAGTGGAGCATTTCACAGCGATACACCAGGTGTCCTCTTCCTTCGTGGCACTGAAAGAAGAAGGACTGGTAGACTATGCCGACCTGGAAGCGCAACTGGCGCAATACGCGAAAGAAGGAAAAAAATGCCTTGTATCACTGATGCATGCCAACAATGAAATCGGCAACCTGCTGGACATGCAGCGGGTGGCTGAACTGTGCGCAAAGTTTGAAGCGATCTTTCATGCCGACTGTGTACAAACGGTAGGGCACTACCCCCTCGCACTCGACAACCTCGGCGTTCACTTTGCGTCCGGCTCCGGTCATAAATTCCATGGTCCCAAAGGAACAGGTATCCTGTATATCGCGCCTTCACTGGAAATCCGGCCTTTTATCCAGGGCGGCGGACAGGAGCGCAACCTGCGCGCCGGCACAGAGAACGTTGCAGGCATCGTAGGTTTTGCAAAGGCGCTGGCACTCGCCACGGCCAACTTCGACAAAGAGCAGGCAGCCATCGGCGCGCTGAAGTCCTATATGAAACAACGGTTACAGGCTGTTCTGCCGCAGGTTTCCTTCAACGGCACCGACGACACATTGTATACCGTCCTGAGCGTATGTTTCCCGAAAACAGCGGAAAGCGATGCGCTGTTGCTGCAGCTTGACATGGAAGGCATCTGCGTATCCGGCGGAAGCGCCTGCAGCAGCGGCGGCGGCGGTTCCCACGTAATGCGTGCGCTGAACAAAGGGACAGGCTGCAACACCATCCGGTTTTCTTTCAGCAAGTATAATACACAGCAGGATGTAAACCGCACCCTTGAAGTACTGGAGCGGGTACTGACAGCCAACCCTGTAGCTACCGTCTAA
- a CDS encoding FAD-dependent oxidoreductase — MDPFNRRHFIRTTGMLALGAAIPWKSFSQRDPEGSDAYDVVVYGGTSGGVMAAVQAARMGRTVALIEPGKHLGGLTSGGLGWVDVGDPKTIGGLAREYFHRVWKHYQDDAAWKWEPKHKMAEQHAPLPPDDQTMWIVEPSVAERLFDQMAEEARVTVVKNERLDRRTGVKMKNGKITAVTMESGRVFQAKMFIDATYEGDLMAAANVSYVVGREPNSRYREVNNGIRPLPAAGRFPDGIDPYRVKGDPGSGLLPRVYPDWGGKPGEGDKGVQAYNYRLCLTDLPENRVPFEKPAGYQDEQYELLFRFIAAGGMNSDFFRTALGGSFLKSDPLPNRKTDTNNNGYISTDFVGMNRDYPEADYAARERIAAMHEQWQRGFIWTLQHHPRIPAEIRRRYAPWGLAKDEFADNGHWPFQLYIREARRMVGDVVITEHTALGREVASDPVALGSYHMDSHAIKLFVAPNGYVTSEGGMFVHIPAPFGISYRAIVPKRGECRNLLVPVCASVTHAAYGSVRMEPVFMVLGQSAATAASLAIERDTAVQEVPYALLKTRLLADRQIIAT; from the coding sequence ATGGACCCGTTCAACAGACGTCATTTTATACGAACGACCGGAATGCTGGCGCTGGGCGCAGCCATTCCGTGGAAGTCTTTTTCTCAGCGCGATCCGGAAGGAAGTGATGCGTATGATGTGGTGGTTTACGGTGGCACGAGCGGCGGCGTGATGGCCGCGGTGCAGGCGGCCCGCATGGGCAGGACGGTAGCATTGATAGAGCCGGGCAAACACCTGGGTGGCCTCACCAGCGGCGGCCTGGGCTGGGTGGATGTAGGTGATCCGAAGACCATCGGCGGCCTGGCGCGCGAGTATTTTCATCGTGTCTGGAAGCACTACCAGGACGATGCCGCCTGGAAATGGGAGCCCAAACACAAAATGGCGGAGCAACATGCACCGCTGCCGCCGGATGATCAGACCATGTGGATCGTGGAACCCTCTGTAGCGGAACGGCTGTTTGACCAGATGGCGGAAGAAGCCCGGGTAACGGTGGTGAAGAATGAAAGGCTGGACCGGCGGACAGGAGTGAAGATGAAAAACGGAAAAATCACCGCTGTCACGATGGAATCGGGGCGCGTCTTTCAGGCTAAAATGTTTATCGACGCTACCTATGAAGGCGACCTGATGGCTGCCGCAAATGTTTCCTATGTGGTGGGCCGTGAGCCCAACAGCCGGTACCGGGAAGTCAACAACGGCATCCGGCCTTTGCCGGCGGCGGGCCGTTTCCCCGACGGCATCGATCCCTACCGCGTAAAGGGAGATCCCGGCAGCGGCCTGCTACCTCGCGTGTATCCGGATTGGGGAGGTAAACCAGGCGAAGGTGACAAAGGCGTGCAGGCTTACAACTACCGGTTATGCCTGACAGACCTGCCGGAAAACAGGGTGCCTTTTGAAAAGCCTGCCGGTTACCAGGACGAACAATATGAACTGCTGTTCCGTTTTATCGCAGCGGGCGGCATGAACAGCGACTTTTTCAGGACCGCGCTGGGAGGAAGTTTCCTCAAGTCCGACCCGTTGCCCAACAGGAAGACGGACACCAACAATAACGGTTATATCTCTACGGATTTTGTCGGCATGAACCGGGACTACCCGGAGGCAGATTACGCTGCCCGGGAACGCATCGCCGCGATGCATGAGCAGTGGCAGCGGGGCTTTATCTGGACGTTGCAGCATCATCCGCGTATCCCTGCGGAGATACGTCGCCGTTATGCGCCCTGGGGACTGGCAAAAGATGAATTTGCCGATAACGGCCACTGGCCGTTTCAGCTTTATATCCGCGAAGCGCGGCGTATGGTGGGCGATGTGGTTATTACAGAACATACCGCCCTGGGGAGGGAAGTGGCGTCTGATCCAGTGGCGCTGGGTTCTTACCACATGGACTCCCATGCGATAAAACTTTTTGTGGCGCCCAATGGTTACGTCACCAGCGAGGGCGGCATGTTCGTTCACATTCCCGCTCCCTTTGGCATCAGTTATCGTGCGATCGTTCCGAAGCGGGGCGAGTGCAGGAACCTGCTGGTGCCTGTCTGCGCTTCTGTTACGCATGCGGCATACGGGTCTGTCAGGATGGAGCCCGTTTTTATGGTGCTGGGGCAGTCCGCTGCCACGGCGGCGAGCCTCGCCATAGAAAGGGATACCGCTGTACAGGAGGTGCCTTATGCGTTGCTGAAAACGCGCCTGTTGGCAGACAGGCAGATCATTGCTACCTGA
- a CDS encoding GNAT family N-acetyltransferase has protein sequence MTITTKIRPLQESDNHSLGAIIQQVLEEFNANKPGTAYFDKNLYELHSAFNIPNAAYWIAEADGRVVGGAGIFPVPGLPPAHCELVKLYLLPEARGLGLGKQLIAQCLQSAGTLGYSHVYLETMPELKQAIPLYEKMGFSYLPAPLGAAVHFGCSIWMIKAI, from the coding sequence ATGACGATCACTACTAAAATCAGACCGCTACAGGAAAGCGATAACCACTCACTCGGCGCCATCATACAACAGGTGCTGGAAGAATTCAACGCCAACAAACCAGGCACCGCCTATTTTGATAAAAACCTGTATGAGCTGCACAGTGCCTTTAACATCCCCAACGCCGCTTACTGGATTGCCGAAGCAGACGGCCGCGTGGTGGGAGGCGCCGGCATATTCCCGGTGCCCGGACTGCCACCGGCGCACTGCGAACTGGTAAAACTCTACCTGTTGCCCGAAGCGCGGGGACTGGGGCTCGGCAAACAACTGATTGCGCAATGCCTGCAATCAGCCGGCACGCTGGGTTACAGCCATGTGTACCTCGAAACCATGCCGGAACTGAAACAGGCCATACCACTATATGAGAAAATGGGATTTAGTTACTTACCTGCACCACTGGGGGCCGCTGTCCACTTTGGGTGCAGTATCTGGATGATCAAAGCAATATAA
- a CDS encoding helix-turn-helix transcriptional regulator, whose product MYFTRLPDHTQPGFDEAQHFNQFKKHNIIFHAESSNSCCEDHVGCLSIKTVLSGEEIYGVDGRQLRVRPGLFLLLNDEQRYSCRISSTEKARTLSVFFKKEFAVSVLSDALRGEAYLLDNPVMEAGCMPEFFQTLRPVTPGMDGQLSGLIHLLETEGDNEMMTDEYLVCMLHHLIGVHRSDVKGAGLVDAVKAGTRKEIYKRLCIARDVLHTAHGDNIDLKKIGAAAGLSVPQLVRHFKAVFHTTPYRYLTGIRLQQAAGLLRRTGEPVQDIAWTCGFENAAAFSRAFKSAYGVQPGRFRAEG is encoded by the coding sequence ATGTATTTTACCCGTTTGCCAGACCATACCCAACCCGGCTTCGATGAAGCGCAGCATTTTAATCAGTTCAAAAAGCACAATATCATCTTTCATGCAGAAAGCAGCAACAGCTGCTGTGAGGACCATGTGGGCTGTCTTTCCATTAAAACGGTGCTGAGCGGGGAAGAGATTTATGGTGTTGATGGCCGGCAACTGCGTGTCCGGCCAGGACTATTTCTGCTGTTGAACGATGAACAGCGTTATTCCTGTCGTATCAGCAGCACGGAGAAGGCGCGGACTTTGTCTGTTTTCTTTAAAAAGGAGTTTGCAGTTTCCGTATTGTCCGATGCACTCCGCGGCGAGGCTTATCTGCTGGATAACCCGGTGATGGAAGCGGGCTGCATGCCGGAGTTTTTTCAGACCCTTCGCCCGGTAACGCCGGGTATGGACGGGCAATTATCCGGGCTCATTCACCTGCTGGAAACCGAAGGAGATAACGAGATGATGACCGATGAGTATCTTGTCTGTATGCTGCACCACCTTATCGGCGTGCACCGGTCGGATGTGAAGGGCGCCGGCCTGGTGGATGCGGTGAAAGCCGGCACCAGGAAGGAGATATATAAACGTTTATGCATTGCCCGGGATGTGCTGCATACAGCGCACGGGGACAATATCGACCTAAAGAAAATCGGCGCTGCTGCCGGCCTGTCCGTGCCGCAGCTGGTCCGGCATTTTAAAGCTGTTTTTCATACAACGCCTTACCGCTATCTGACCGGTATCCGGCTGCAACAAGCGGCCGGCCTGTTGCGGCGTACAGGGGAGCCGGTGCAGGACATTGCCTGGACATGCGGATTTGAAAATGCCGCCGCCTTCAGCAGGGCGTTTAAGTCGGCCTATGGCGTGCAACCCGGCCGTTTCCGGGCGGAGGGATAA
- a CDS encoding nuclease A inhibitor family protein, whose translation MQPTNLLENLAGKISGILYYSESEYPLTIEQWGVLPAAAVPAKIAALHAVDANVVQPMDPAVFFHQAERVSDPNDAPIAANAQKFKALHQFLNEHFTGLQVVRVENGTRIPVYIVCHQPDGTCVALATTAIES comes from the coding sequence ATGCAACCGACAAATTTATTGGAAAACCTCGCCGGCAAAATCAGCGGTATCCTATACTACAGCGAATCGGAGTACCCATTGACCATTGAACAATGGGGCGTGTTGCCTGCAGCCGCCGTTCCGGCGAAGATTGCCGCCCTGCATGCGGTAGACGCCAACGTAGTACAACCCATGGACCCGGCAGTTTTTTTCCACCAGGCAGAACGGGTGTCCGATCCCAACGATGCGCCCATCGCAGCCAATGCACAAAAGTTTAAAGCCCTGCACCAGTTTCTGAACGAACACTTCACCGGCCTCCAGGTGGTCCGGGTGGAAAACGGTACCCGCATTCCGGTGTACATCGTATGCCACCAACCGGATGGTACCTGCGTAGCGCTGGCTACCACGGCGATAGAATCTTAA
- a CDS encoding epoxide hydrolase family protein: protein MKNKNIYLKNKIATGLLLLAATTGFAQTTAQETVRPYHVAIADAQVKDLHHRISITRWPQQETVADQSQGVKLAQLQGLVRYWENGYDWRKAEQRLNALPQFMTKIDGLDIHFIHVRSKHKNAMPLIITHGWPGSVFEMLKAIDPLTNPTKYGGKAEDAFDVVVPSMPGYGFSERPATTGWGPEKIGAAWDVLMKRLGYHHYVAQGGDWGAVIADAMGRQAPEGLLGIHVNMPATVPAEVAKVLKEGGAAPAGLSPKEKAAFESLNKLYTKGGGYAGMMVTRPQTLGYGLTDSPVGLAAFFLDKMNEWTYSGGNAEKSLSKDEILDDITLYWLTSTAVSGAQLYWENNNNNFNAVEQKTADIKVPVAITVFPGEIYQAPKTWAERAYPKLVYFNEVNKGGHFASWEEPELYAAELRAAFKSLRK from the coding sequence ATGAAGAACAAAAACATCTACCTGAAAAACAAAATAGCCACCGGATTATTGCTACTGGCTGCAACGACAGGCTTTGCGCAAACAACTGCCCAGGAGACCGTACGCCCTTATCATGTAGCGATAGCCGATGCGCAGGTAAAAGATCTGCATCATCGTATCAGCATCACAAGGTGGCCGCAACAGGAAACAGTGGCCGATCAGTCGCAGGGCGTGAAACTGGCCCAGCTGCAGGGACTTGTCCGGTACTGGGAAAACGGCTACGACTGGCGCAAGGCGGAGCAACGGTTAAACGCCCTGCCCCAGTTTATGACGAAGATCGACGGGCTGGATATTCATTTTATCCATGTACGCTCCAAACATAAAAACGCCATGCCGCTGATCATCACCCACGGCTGGCCGGGGTCTGTCTTTGAAATGCTGAAAGCCATCGACCCGCTGACCAACCCCACCAAATACGGCGGAAAAGCAGAAGACGCCTTTGACGTAGTGGTCCCTTCCATGCCGGGGTACGGCTTTTCCGAAAGGCCCGCCACCACCGGCTGGGGGCCGGAAAAAATCGGCGCCGCCTGGGACGTGCTGATGAAACGTTTAGGTTATCATCATTATGTAGCGCAGGGGGGCGACTGGGGCGCGGTGATCGCCGACGCTATGGGCAGACAGGCGCCGGAAGGCCTGCTGGGCATTCATGTGAACATGCCGGCTACCGTACCGGCGGAGGTTGCGAAAGTCCTCAAAGAAGGCGGCGCCGCACCGGCGGGATTATCCCCTAAAGAAAAAGCTGCGTTCGAATCGTTGAACAAACTTTATACAAAAGGCGGCGGTTATGCCGGCATGATGGTGACGCGCCCGCAGACGCTGGGCTATGGGCTGACAGATTCACCCGTGGGGCTCGCCGCCTTCTTCCTGGACAAGATGAATGAATGGACCTATAGCGGCGGAAATGCAGAGAAATCGCTGAGCAAAGATGAAATACTGGATGACATCACGCTGTACTGGCTGACCAGCACCGCAGTCTCCGGCGCACAACTCTATTGGGAAAATAACAACAACAACTTTAATGCGGTGGAACAGAAAACAGCCGATATAAAAGTACCTGTTGCCATCACCGTGTTTCCCGGAGAAATTTACCAGGCGCCGAAGACCTGGGCGGAGCGCGCTTATCCGAAACTTGTTTATTTCAATGAGGTAAATAAAGGAGGCCACTTTGCTTCCTGGGAAGAGCCGGAGTTGTATGCAGCAGAACTGCGGGCAGCGTTTAAATCGCTTCGTAAATAA